Proteins from a genomic interval of Rhodospirillaceae bacterium:
- a CDS encoding autotransporter domain-containing protein — METVAEAFERLGANDDAYRAALDSLSGEAWAAMGEVRSGVTRNFRALGMGRIDGNLEGVGVWGNVLQGQEDVKGDGNGERIRGDVRGLVGGVEYGFGGGKVGVMVGYGQGGLKLGARGRGK, encoded by the coding sequence ATGGAGACGGTAGCGGAGGCGTTTGAGAGATTAGGGGCGAATGATGATGCCTACCGAGCGGCACTGGACAGTTTAAGTGGGGAAGCCTGGGCAGCGATGGGGGAAGTGCGTAGTGGGGTGACGCGGAACTTCCGTGCGTTAGGGATGGGGCGGATTGATGGGAACTTGGAAGGGGTTGGGGTATGGGGGAATGTGCTGCAGGGGCAGGAGGATGTGAAGGGGGATGGGAATGGGGAGAGGATCCGTGGAGATGTGAGAGGCTTGGTGGGGGGTGTTGAATATGGGTTTGGGGGAGGGAAGGTAGGTGTGATGGTGGGGTATGGGCAGGGGGGATTGAAGCTGGGCGCACGTGGGAGGGGGAAGTGA
- a CDS encoding DUF465 domain-containing protein has translation MFNKSHADHLKQRHQQLAEQIRQEMARPVPNQTLLSDLKRQKLQAKQEFEKFTHNH, from the coding sequence ATGTTTAATAAGTCCCATGCCGATCACTTAAAACAGCGCCACCAACAGCTGGCGGAACAAATCCGCCAGGAAATGGCAAGGCCGGTTCCGAATCAAACCCTTTTGTCCGATTTGAAGCGGCAAAAGCTGCAAGCAAAACAGGAATTTGAAAAATTTACCCATAATCATTAA
- a CDS encoding acylneuraminate cytidylyltransferase family protein, with amino-acid sequence MARLGKTVLAVIPARGGSKGIPKKNLQKIGGISLVGRSILFARSLSWVDQIVLSTDSPEIADEGKKYGLDVPFLRPAELATDTATGADAWKNAWLTSEKHWGKPFDVSILLQPTSPFRQIKDVERTIDTMIQGGHAAATSISRVPGHYTPQKIFTLDQSKVLHFYATDGVRHSNRQSIPAYYTRNGLYYSVRRDTLIGKGQIVEENCAGILIDDHVVNIDEPIDLEWAEFIFQRQQKKG; translated from the coding sequence ATGGCAAGGCTTGGCAAAACGGTGTTGGCGGTTATACCGGCACGAGGCGGCAGCAAGGGAATTCCCAAAAAGAACTTACAGAAAATCGGCGGTATTAGCCTGGTTGGGCGCAGCATTTTGTTTGCTAGGTCACTGTCATGGGTTGACCAAATTGTTTTAAGCACCGACAGCCCGGAAATTGCCGATGAGGGCAAAAAATACGGGCTTGATGTGCCTTTTTTACGCCCGGCGGAACTCGCAACTGACACCGCAACCGGCGCGGACGCCTGGAAAAATGCTTGGCTTACCAGTGAAAAACATTGGGGCAAGCCCTTTGATGTTTCGATCCTGCTGCAACCGACCTCGCCTTTCCGGCAGATCAAGGATGTGGAAAGGACCATTGATACGATGATCCAGGGCGGCCATGCGGCGGCCACCTCCATCAGCCGGGTGCCCGGGCATTACACCCCACAAAAAATCTTTACCCTTGACCAATCCAAAGTCTTACATTTTTATGCAACTGACGGCGTGCGCCATTCCAACCGGCAATCCATTCCTGCCTATTATACCCGGAACGGCCTGTATTACAGTGTGCGGCGGGATACCCTGATTGGTAAAGGCCAGATTGTTGAGGAAAATTGTGCCGGTATTTTAATTGACGATCATGTGGTGAATATTGATGAACCCATTGACCTGGAATGGGCCGAATTTATCTTCCAGCGTCAACAGAAAAAAGGTTGA
- a CDS encoding N-acetylneuraminate synthase family protein, with amino-acid sequence MNTWLHNPASKNCTIIAEVAQSHDGSLGMAHAFIDAVAKTGADAIKFQTHIAAAESTPSEPWRKKFSLQDVTRYDYWKRMEFSESQWQGLKNHAVEKGLLFLSSPFSLEAVELLKKVGMTAWKIASGEISNSQMLQMIAATKQPVMISTGMSDLNEVDRTVALLKPSGVPLALMQCATIYPCPPEAVGLNVIDMYKKRYQTAVGLSDHSATIYAGLAAASMGIQVLEVHVTLSPDMFGPDVIASLTTTELKQLVDGVRFIEKMLANPVNKQVLGEHAAPLRKIFMKSVVAKHDLLKGHILSPDDMALKKPGGGLTADDYPQLIGKRLRKSIAKDEMILKENTE; translated from the coding sequence ATGAACACCTGGCTACATAACCCCGCAAGCAAAAACTGCACGATTATTGCCGAAGTTGCCCAATCCCATGATGGCAGCCTAGGGATGGCCCACGCCTTCATTGATGCGGTGGCTAAAACCGGCGCTGATGCGATTAAATTCCAAACCCATATTGCCGCAGCGGAAAGCACACCCAGTGAGCCTTGGCGCAAAAAATTCAGCCTGCAAGATGTGACGCGCTATGATTATTGGAAACGCATGGAATTTAGCGAAAGCCAATGGCAGGGTTTAAAAAACCATGCGGTGGAAAAAGGATTGCTGTTCTTAAGCTCACCCTTTTCCTTGGAAGCCGTGGAACTGCTTAAAAAAGTGGGGATGACCGCTTGGAAAATCGCCTCGGGTGAAATCAGCAATTCGCAGATGCTGCAAATGATTGCGGCAACCAAACAACCCGTGATGATTTCAACCGGCATGAGTGATTTAAATGAGGTTGACCGCACGGTGGCTTTATTAAAACCAAGCGGCGTACCCCTGGCCTTGATGCAATGCGCCACCATCTATCCCTGCCCACCCGAAGCGGTTGGCTTAAATGTCATTGATATGTATAAAAAACGCTATCAAACCGCAGTTGGCCTAAGCGACCATTCCGCAACTATTTATGCGGGGCTTGCTGCCGCCAGCATGGGCATCCAGGTGCTAGAGGTGCATGTGACCTTAAGCCCCGACATGTTTGGCCCTGATGTGATTGCGTCCCTAACAACCACCGAGTTAAAACAATTGGTTGACGGGGTGCGTTTTATTGAAAAAATGTTAGCCAATCCCGTTAATAAACAGGTTCTTGGCGAACATGCGGCCCCCCTGCGGAAAATTTTTATGAAAAGTGTGGTGGCCAAACATGATCTTTTAAAGGGGCATATTTTATCCCCAGATGATATGGCCCTTAAAAAACCGGGTGGTGGACTTACGGCGGATGATTACCCCCAATTGATCGGTAAGCGCTTACGAAAATCCATTGCCAAAGACGAAATGATTTTAAAGGAAAATACCGAATAA
- the neuC gene encoding UDP-N-acetylglucosamine 2-epimerase (hydrolyzing): MPRTVCVVITARPSYSRIKSALQAIQKHPGLKLQLVVAASALLDLYGNAVKVIEQEGFKVDRHVYMILEGENLVTSAKSTGFGLAELATVFDNLRPDMVVTIADRFETMATAVAASYMNIPLVHIQGGEVTGSIDEKVRHAITKLADVHLVCTPLSRERVIRMGERAESVYVTGCPSIDIAKEALGQKPLDEDIFARYGGVGPKFDLSKGYLVVMQHPVTTEYKESRTHIHETLKAIAQLNMPTLWFWPNVDAGSDGTSKGIRAFRETGQLKQVHFFKNLPPVEFLRLLCGSHCIIGNSSVAIRECSYLGVPAVNIGTRQFGRERGKNVIDVDYNHQDIMKAVRQHISQPRPARDLLYGDGLAGKRIADCLATAPLSVEKHLTY; this comes from the coding sequence ATGCCCCGTACCGTCTGTGTTGTCATTACCGCAAGGCCCAGTTATTCAAGGATTAAATCGGCCCTGCAAGCCATTCAAAAACACCCTGGATTGAAATTGCAATTGGTGGTTGCCGCCTCCGCCTTGCTGGATCTTTACGGCAATGCCGTGAAGGTGATTGAACAGGAAGGCTTTAAGGTTGACCGCCATGTCTATATGATTTTGGAAGGCGAGAATTTGGTGACATCCGCCAAATCAACCGGCTTCGGCTTGGCCGAACTTGCAACCGTCTTTGATAATTTGCGCCCCGATATGGTGGTGACCATCGCCGACCGTTTTGAAACCATGGCTACCGCTGTGGCTGCCTCCTATATGAACATCCCCTTGGTGCATATCCAGGGGGGTGAAGTGACAGGTTCCATTGACGAAAAAGTGCGCCATGCCATCACCAAGCTGGCAGATGTGCATTTGGTATGTACCCCCTTATCGCGGGAGCGGGTGATCCGCATGGGGGAGCGGGCCGAATCCGTCTATGTCACCGGTTGCCCCTCCATCGATATTGCCAAGGAAGCCCTGGGGCAAAAGCCGTTGGATGAGGATATTTTCGCCCGATATGGCGGGGTTGGGCCGAAATTTGACCTGTCCAAGGGCTATTTGGTGGTGATGCAACATCCGGTCACCACCGAATATAAGGAATCCCGCACCCATATTCATGAAACCTTGAAGGCAATCGCCCAATTGAATATGCCAACCCTTTGGTTTTGGCCGAACGTGGACGCCGGGTCGGATGGCACATCAAAGGGGATCAGGGCTTTTCGGGAAACAGGCCAATTAAAGCAAGTGCATTTTTTCAAAAATTTGCCGCCGGTTGAATTTTTAAGGCTGCTGTGCGGCAGCCATTGCATCATCGGCAACTCCAGCGTTGCCATCCGCGAATGCAGTTATTTGGGGGTGCCAGCCGTCAATATCGGCACCCGCCAGTTTGGGCGTGAGCGAGGGAAAAACGTGATTGACGTCGATTACAACCATCAAGACATTATGAAAGCCGTCCGCCAACATATCAGCCAACCCAGACCAGCGCGTGATTTATTATATGGCGATGGCTTGGCCGGTAAACGGATTGCCGATTGTTTGGCAACCGCCCCTTTAAGCGTTGAAAAACATTTAACTTATTAA
- a CDS encoding aquaporin family protein, whose product MSNQQPDTSNKNTVNLTRRLVSEGLGTALLAAAVVGSGMMGERFAGDSVYLMLFAHTIGSAAGLLALILAFGHISGAHLNPAVTLSMALQRNMRWGDAAAYMVAQGIGAFVGVAATQLMFVEPLFLASDHIRTGFPQWFSEFIAAFGLIAVIIGCSRGRPSATPFAAASYLAAAYWFTASMCFVNPAITLARAATHSFTGISFESVPAFLAAQFLGAIVATVIFSWLHRRPV is encoded by the coding sequence ATGAGCAACCAACAACCCGATACATCGAACAAAAACACCGTAAACCTAACTAGGCGCTTGGTCTCCGAAGGGCTTGGCACGGCTTTGCTGGCCGCCGCCGTGGTGGGATCGGGAATGATGGGCGAGCGCTTTGCCGGTGACAGCGTCTATTTAATGTTATTTGCCCACACCATCGGATCAGCGGCCGGGTTACTTGCTTTAATTCTAGCTTTTGGCCACATTTCCGGGGCGCATTTGAACCCTGCGGTTACTTTATCGATGGCATTGCAGCGTAACATGCGCTGGGGTGATGCAGCGGCCTATATGGTGGCGCAGGGGATTGGTGCCTTTGTGGGCGTTGCAGCCACGCAACTGATGTTCGTCGAACCCCTATTTCTGGCGTCCGACCATATAAGAACCGGTTTCCCGCAGTGGTTCAGCGAATTCATCGCGGCTTTTGGCTTGATCGCTGTTATCATTGGCTGTTCACGCGGTCGCCCCTCAGCCACACCCTTTGCCGCCGCCTCTTACCTGGCAGCAGCCTATTGGTTTACGGCATCCATGTGTTTTGTTAACCCGGCAATCACCTTGGCCCGCGCCGCAACCCATAGTTTCACCGGAATCAGTTTCGAAAGCGTGCCAGCCTTCCTTGCAGCACAATTTCTGGGGGCGATTGTTGCAACTGTCATCTTTAGCTGGCTGCATCGACGCCCTGTGTAA
- a CDS encoding HigA family addiction module antidote protein, whose amino-acid sequence MTEKLLHNPHAGEILKIEFLDELHLSQNALAKAISVPPNRINAIVHGMRRITADTDLRLCKYFGLSEGFWLRLQNSYETREAKRSIKSQVEKIRPFTPASHLSKL is encoded by the coding sequence ATGACTGAGAAATTATTGCATAATCCTCATGCTGGGGAAATTCTCAAAATTGAATTTCTGGATGAGCTTCATTTAAGCCAAAACGCTTTGGCAAAAGCCATTAGCGTGCCGCCCAACCGTATTAATGCAATCGTCCATGGCATGCGCCGCATCACGGCTGATACGGATTTGCGCCTGTGCAAGTATTTTGGTTTATCCGAAGGTTTTTGGCTGCGCCTGCAAAATAGCTATGAAACGCGGGAAGCTAAACGTTCCATTAAAAGCCAAGTTGAAAAAATCAGGCCATTTACACCGGCCAGCCACTTGTCAAAACTCTGA
- a CDS encoding type II toxin-antitoxin system RelE/ParE family toxin, with the protein MIVSFACKETEKIWQGVQSRRFPVDIQDRALIKLSLIDAANSVQDLQVPRSNHLEVLKGDRKGQMSIRINNQWRICFIFEKSDAYDVEIVDYH; encoded by the coding sequence ATGATTGTTTCGTTTGCATGCAAGGAAACGGAAAAAATATGGCAAGGGGTGCAATCGCGCCGGTTTCCTGTGGATATTCAGGATCGCGCTTTAATAAAGCTTAGTTTGATTGATGCCGCAAACAGCGTGCAAGATTTGCAGGTGCCACGCAGTAACCATCTGGAAGTGTTAAAAGGCGATCGAAAAGGGCAAATGAGTATCCGCATCAATAACCAATGGCGTATTTGCTTTATATTTGAAAAAAGCGACGCTTACGATGTGGAAATAGTCGATTATCACTAA